The DNA sequence CATCGAGGAAGCGCTCGAGTACGGCCTCCTCATCGCTACCCCTCACGCCCGAATAGAGTTCCGCGACGGTGATTGCCGAGACGTACAGCTCGCCTTCGAGAGATTC is a window from the Actinomycetota bacterium genome containing:
- a CDS encoding PIN domain-containing protein, yielding MTANRLLLDTDVIIEYLRGRDEAVRYIESLEGELYVSAITVAELYSGVRGSDEEAVLERFLD